One genomic region from Enoplosus armatus isolate fEnoArm2 chromosome 17, fEnoArm2.hap1, whole genome shotgun sequence encodes:
- the tubb4bl gene encoding tubulin beta-4A chain isoform X6, translated as MREIVHLQAGQCGNQIGAKFWEVISDEHGIDPTGTYHGDSDLQLDRISVYYNEATGGKYVPRAILVDLEPGTMDSVRSGPFGQIFRPDNFVFGQSGAGNNWAKGHYTEGAELVDSVLDVVRKEAESCDCLQGFQLTHSLAIQELFKRISEQFTAMFRRKAFLHWYTGEGMDEMEFTEAESNMNDLVSEYQQYQDATAEEGEFEEEGEEEVA; from the exons ATGCGCGAAATTGTGCATTTGCAAGCCGGTCAGTGTGGAAACCAGATCGGAGCCAAG TTCTGGGAGGTGATCAGTGATGAGCATGGCATTGATCCCACGGGTACCTACCATGGAGACAGCGATCTGCAGCTCGATAGGATCAGCGTCTATTACAATGAGGCCACAG GTGGAAAGTATGTGCCCCGAGCCATCCTGGTGGATCTGGAGCCTGGTACGATGGATTCAGTCAGGTCCGGTCCCTTCGGGCAGATCTTCAGACCCGACAACTTTGTCTTTG GTCAGAGTGGAGCTGGAAACAACTGGGCCAAGGGCCACTACACCGAGGGAGCCGAGCTGGTGGACTCCGTCCTGGATGTAGtgagaaaagaggcagagagctgTGATTGCCTCCAGGGCTTCCAGCTCACTCACTCCCTGG CCATCCAGGAGCTGTTCAAGCGCATCTCCGAGCAATTCACCGCTATGTTCCGCCGTAAGGCCTTCCTCCACTGGTACACCGGTGAGGGCATGGATGAGATGGAGTTCACTGAGGCCGAAAGCAACATGAACGACCTGGTGTCCGAGTACCAGCAATACCAGGATGCCACCGCTGAGGAGGGCGAGtttgaggaagagggagaggaggaagtcGCCTAA
- the tubb4bl gene encoding tubulin beta-4B chain isoform X7, which translates to MREIVHLQAGQCGNQIGAKFWEVISDEHGIDPTGTYHGDSDLQLDRISVYYNEATGGKYVPRAILVDLEPGTMDSVRSGPFGQIFRPDNFVFGQSGAGNNWAKGHYTEGAELVDSVLDVMEFTEAESNMNDLVSEYQQYQDATAEEGEFEEEGEEEVA; encoded by the exons ATGCGCGAAATTGTGCATTTGCAAGCCGGTCAGTGTGGAAACCAGATCGGAGCCAAG TTCTGGGAGGTGATCAGTGATGAGCATGGCATTGATCCCACGGGTACCTACCATGGAGACAGCGATCTGCAGCTCGATAGGATCAGCGTCTATTACAATGAGGCCACAG GTGGAAAGTATGTGCCCCGAGCCATCCTGGTGGATCTGGAGCCTGGTACGATGGATTCAGTCAGGTCCGGTCCCTTCGGGCAGATCTTCAGACCCGACAACTTTGTCTTTG GTCAGAGTGGAGCTGGAAACAACTGGGCCAAGGGCCACTACACCGAGGGAGCCGAGCTGGTGGACTCCGTCCTGGATGTA ATGGAGTTCACTGAGGCCGAAAGCAACATGAACGACCTGGTGTCCGAGTACCAGCAATACCAGGATGCCACCGCTGAGGAGGGCGAGtttgaggaagagggagaggaggaagtcGCCTAA
- the tubb4bl gene encoding tubulin beta-4B chain isoform X2, with protein sequence MREIVHLQAGQCGNQIGAKFWEVISDEHGIDPTGTYHGDSDLQLDRISVYYNEATGQSGAGNNWAKGHYTEGAELVDSVLDVVRKEAESCDCLQGFQLTHSLGGGTGSGMGTLLISKIREEYPDRIMNTFSVVPSPKVSDTVVEPYNATLSVHQLVENTDETYCIDNEALYDICFRTLKLTTPTYGDLNHLVSATMSGVTTCLRFPGQLNADLRKLAVNMVPFPRLHFFMPGFAPLTSRGSQQYRSLSVPELTQQMFDAKNMMAACDPRHGRYLTVAAVFRGRMSMKEVDEQMLNVQNKNSSYFVEWIPNNVKTAVCDIPPRGLKMAATFIGNSTAIQELFKRISEQFTAMFRRKAFLHWYTGEGMDEMEFTEAESNMNDLVSEYQQYQDATAEEGEFEEEGEEEVA encoded by the exons ATGCGCGAAATTGTGCATTTGCAAGCCGGTCAGTGTGGAAACCAGATCGGAGCCAAG TTCTGGGAGGTGATCAGTGATGAGCATGGCATTGATCCCACGGGTACCTACCATGGAGACAGCGATCTGCAGCTCGATAGGATCAGCGTCTATTACAATGAGGCCACAG GTCAGAGTGGAGCTGGAAACAACTGGGCCAAGGGCCACTACACCGAGGGAGCCGAGCTGGTGGACTCCGTCCTGGATGTAGtgagaaaagaggcagagagctgTGATTGCCTCCAGGGCTTCCAGCTCACTCACTCCCTGGGTGGCGGTACTGGCTCTGGCATGGGCACCCTGCTCATCAGCAAGATCCGCGAGGAGTACCCTGACCGCATCATGAACACCTTCAGCGTGGTGCCTTCTCCCAAGGTGTCCGACACTGTGGTGGAGCCCTACAACGccactctctctgtccaccAGCTGGTAGAGAACACAGATGAGACCTACTGCATTGACAATGAAGCTCTCTACGATATCTGCTTCCGCACACTTAAACTCACCACCCCCACTTACGGAGATCTCAACCATTTGGTGTCCGCTACAATGAGCGGGGTGACCACCTGTTTGCGTTTCCCTGGCCAGCTCAACGCTGACCTCCGTAAACTAGCTGTCAACATGGTGCCCTTCCCCCGTCTGCACTTCTTCATGCCAGGCTTTGCCCCCCTCACCAGCAGGGGCAGCCAGCAGTATCGCTCCCTGTCTGTGCCCGAGCTCACCCAGCAGATGTTCGACGCCAAGAACATGATGGCTGCCTGTGACCCGCGTCACGGCCGCTACCTCACCGTGGCTGCGGTGTTCCGGGGCCGCATGTCCATGAAGGAGGTGGATGAACAGATGTTGAATGTGCAGAACAAGAACAGCAGCTACTTCGTTGAATGGATCCCGAACAATGTGAAGACTGCCGTCTGTGACATCCCACCCCGTGGCCTCAAAATGGCTGCCACTTTTATCGGCAACAGCACAGCCATCCAGGAGCTGTTCAAGCGCATCTCCGAGCAATTCACCGCTATGTTCCGCCGTAAGGCCTTCCTCCACTGGTACACCGGTGAGGGCATGGATGAGATGGAGTTCACTGAGGCCGAAAGCAACATGAACGACCTGGTGTCCGAGTACCAGCAATACCAGGATGCCACCGCTGAGGAGGGCGAGtttgaggaagagggagaggaggaagtcGCCTAA
- the tubb4bl gene encoding tubulin beta-4B chain isoform X1, producing the protein MREIVHLQAGQCGNQIGAKFWEVISDEHGIDPTGTYHGDSDLQLDRISVYYNEATGGKYVPRAILVDLEPGTMDSVRSGPFGQIFRPDNFVFGQSGAGNNWAKGHYTEGAELVDSVLDVVRKEAESCDCLQGFQLTHSLGGGTGSGMGTLLISKIREEYPDRIMNTFSVVPSPKVSDTVVEPYNATLSVHQLVENTDETYCIDNEALYDICFRTLKLTTPTYGDLNHLVSATMSGVTTCLRFPGQLNADLRKLAVNMVPFPRLHFFMPGFAPLTSRGSQQYRSLSVPELTQQMFDAKNMMAACDPRHGRYLTVAAVFRGRMSMKEVDEQMLNVQNKNSSYFVEWIPNNVKTAVCDIPPRGLKMAATFIGNSTAIQELFKRISEQFTAMFRRKAFLHWYTGEGMDEMEFTEAESNMNDLVSEYQQYQDATAEEGEFEEEGEEEVA; encoded by the exons ATGCGCGAAATTGTGCATTTGCAAGCCGGTCAGTGTGGAAACCAGATCGGAGCCAAG TTCTGGGAGGTGATCAGTGATGAGCATGGCATTGATCCCACGGGTACCTACCATGGAGACAGCGATCTGCAGCTCGATAGGATCAGCGTCTATTACAATGAGGCCACAG GTGGAAAGTATGTGCCCCGAGCCATCCTGGTGGATCTGGAGCCTGGTACGATGGATTCAGTCAGGTCCGGTCCCTTCGGGCAGATCTTCAGACCCGACAACTTTGTCTTTG GTCAGAGTGGAGCTGGAAACAACTGGGCCAAGGGCCACTACACCGAGGGAGCCGAGCTGGTGGACTCCGTCCTGGATGTAGtgagaaaagaggcagagagctgTGATTGCCTCCAGGGCTTCCAGCTCACTCACTCCCTGGGTGGCGGTACTGGCTCTGGCATGGGCACCCTGCTCATCAGCAAGATCCGCGAGGAGTACCCTGACCGCATCATGAACACCTTCAGCGTGGTGCCTTCTCCCAAGGTGTCCGACACTGTGGTGGAGCCCTACAACGccactctctctgtccaccAGCTGGTAGAGAACACAGATGAGACCTACTGCATTGACAATGAAGCTCTCTACGATATCTGCTTCCGCACACTTAAACTCACCACCCCCACTTACGGAGATCTCAACCATTTGGTGTCCGCTACAATGAGCGGGGTGACCACCTGTTTGCGTTTCCCTGGCCAGCTCAACGCTGACCTCCGTAAACTAGCTGTCAACATGGTGCCCTTCCCCCGTCTGCACTTCTTCATGCCAGGCTTTGCCCCCCTCACCAGCAGGGGCAGCCAGCAGTATCGCTCCCTGTCTGTGCCCGAGCTCACCCAGCAGATGTTCGACGCCAAGAACATGATGGCTGCCTGTGACCCGCGTCACGGCCGCTACCTCACCGTGGCTGCGGTGTTCCGGGGCCGCATGTCCATGAAGGAGGTGGATGAACAGATGTTGAATGTGCAGAACAAGAACAGCAGCTACTTCGTTGAATGGATCCCGAACAATGTGAAGACTGCCGTCTGTGACATCCCACCCCGTGGCCTCAAAATGGCTGCCACTTTTATCGGCAACAGCACAGCCATCCAGGAGCTGTTCAAGCGCATCTCCGAGCAATTCACCGCTATGTTCCGCCGTAAGGCCTTCCTCCACTGGTACACCGGTGAGGGCATGGATGAGATGGAGTTCACTGAGGCCGAAAGCAACATGAACGACCTGGTGTCCGAGTACCAGCAATACCAGGATGCCACCGCTGAGGAGGGCGAGtttgaggaagagggagaggaggaagtcGCCTAA
- the tubb4bl gene encoding tubulin beta-4A chain isoform X4 produces MREIVHLQAGQCGNQIGAKFWEVISDEHGIDPTGTYHGDSDLQLDRISVYYNEATGGKYVPRAILVDLEPGTMDSVRSGPFGQIFRPDNFVFGQSGAGNNWAKGHYTEGAELVDSVLDVVRKEAESCDCLQGFQLTHSLGGGTGSGMGTLLISKIREEYPDRIMNTFSVVPSPKVSDTVVEPYNATLSVHQLVENTDETYCIDNEALYDIGNSTAIQELFKRISEQFTAMFRRKAFLHWYTGEGMDEMEFTEAESNMNDLVSEYQQYQDATAEEGEFEEEGEEEVA; encoded by the exons ATGCGCGAAATTGTGCATTTGCAAGCCGGTCAGTGTGGAAACCAGATCGGAGCCAAG TTCTGGGAGGTGATCAGTGATGAGCATGGCATTGATCCCACGGGTACCTACCATGGAGACAGCGATCTGCAGCTCGATAGGATCAGCGTCTATTACAATGAGGCCACAG GTGGAAAGTATGTGCCCCGAGCCATCCTGGTGGATCTGGAGCCTGGTACGATGGATTCAGTCAGGTCCGGTCCCTTCGGGCAGATCTTCAGACCCGACAACTTTGTCTTTG GTCAGAGTGGAGCTGGAAACAACTGGGCCAAGGGCCACTACACCGAGGGAGCCGAGCTGGTGGACTCCGTCCTGGATGTAGtgagaaaagaggcagagagctgTGATTGCCTCCAGGGCTTCCAGCTCACTCACTCCCTGGGTGGCGGTACTGGCTCTGGCATGGGCACCCTGCTCATCAGCAAGATCCGCGAGGAGTACCCTGACCGCATCATGAACACCTTCAGCGTGGTGCCTTCTCCCAAGGTGTCCGACACTGTGGTGGAGCCCTACAACGccactctctctgtccaccAGCTGGTAGAGAACACAGATGAGACCTACTGCATTGACAATGAAGCTCTCTACGA TATCGGCAACAGCACAGCCATCCAGGAGCTGTTCAAGCGCATCTCCGAGCAATTCACCGCTATGTTCCGCCGTAAGGCCTTCCTCCACTGGTACACCGGTGAGGGCATGGATGAGATGGAGTTCACTGAGGCCGAAAGCAACATGAACGACCTGGTGTCCGAGTACCAGCAATACCAGGATGCCACCGCTGAGGAGGGCGAGtttgaggaagagggagaggaggaagtcGCCTAA
- the tubb4bl gene encoding tubulin beta-4B chain isoform X3 — protein MREIVHLQAGQCGKYVPRAILVDLEPGTMDSVRSGPFGQIFRPDNFVFGQSGAGNNWAKGHYTEGAELVDSVLDVVRKEAESCDCLQGFQLTHSLGGGTGSGMGTLLISKIREEYPDRIMNTFSVVPSPKVSDTVVEPYNATLSVHQLVENTDETYCIDNEALYDICFRTLKLTTPTYGDLNHLVSATMSGVTTCLRFPGQLNADLRKLAVNMVPFPRLHFFMPGFAPLTSRGSQQYRSLSVPELTQQMFDAKNMMAACDPRHGRYLTVAAVFRGRMSMKEVDEQMLNVQNKNSSYFVEWIPNNVKTAVCDIPPRGLKMAATFIGNSTAIQELFKRISEQFTAMFRRKAFLHWYTGEGMDEMEFTEAESNMNDLVSEYQQYQDATAEEGEFEEEGEEEVA, from the exons ATGCGCGAAATTGTGCATTTGCAAGCCGGTCAGT GTGGAAAGTATGTGCCCCGAGCCATCCTGGTGGATCTGGAGCCTGGTACGATGGATTCAGTCAGGTCCGGTCCCTTCGGGCAGATCTTCAGACCCGACAACTTTGTCTTTG GTCAGAGTGGAGCTGGAAACAACTGGGCCAAGGGCCACTACACCGAGGGAGCCGAGCTGGTGGACTCCGTCCTGGATGTAGtgagaaaagaggcagagagctgTGATTGCCTCCAGGGCTTCCAGCTCACTCACTCCCTGGGTGGCGGTACTGGCTCTGGCATGGGCACCCTGCTCATCAGCAAGATCCGCGAGGAGTACCCTGACCGCATCATGAACACCTTCAGCGTGGTGCCTTCTCCCAAGGTGTCCGACACTGTGGTGGAGCCCTACAACGccactctctctgtccaccAGCTGGTAGAGAACACAGATGAGACCTACTGCATTGACAATGAAGCTCTCTACGATATCTGCTTCCGCACACTTAAACTCACCACCCCCACTTACGGAGATCTCAACCATTTGGTGTCCGCTACAATGAGCGGGGTGACCACCTGTTTGCGTTTCCCTGGCCAGCTCAACGCTGACCTCCGTAAACTAGCTGTCAACATGGTGCCCTTCCCCCGTCTGCACTTCTTCATGCCAGGCTTTGCCCCCCTCACCAGCAGGGGCAGCCAGCAGTATCGCTCCCTGTCTGTGCCCGAGCTCACCCAGCAGATGTTCGACGCCAAGAACATGATGGCTGCCTGTGACCCGCGTCACGGCCGCTACCTCACCGTGGCTGCGGTGTTCCGGGGCCGCATGTCCATGAAGGAGGTGGATGAACAGATGTTGAATGTGCAGAACAAGAACAGCAGCTACTTCGTTGAATGGATCCCGAACAATGTGAAGACTGCCGTCTGTGACATCCCACCCCGTGGCCTCAAAATGGCTGCCACTTTTATCGGCAACAGCACAGCCATCCAGGAGCTGTTCAAGCGCATCTCCGAGCAATTCACCGCTATGTTCCGCCGTAAGGCCTTCCTCCACTGGTACACCGGTGAGGGCATGGATGAGATGGAGTTCACTGAGGCCGAAAGCAACATGAACGACCTGGTGTCCGAGTACCAGCAATACCAGGATGCCACCGCTGAGGAGGGCGAGtttgaggaagagggagaggaggaagtcGCCTAA
- the tubb4bl gene encoding tubulin beta-4A chain isoform X5 — protein MREIVHLQAGQCGNQIGAKFWEVISDEHGIDPTGTYHGDSDLQLDRISVYYNEATGGKYVPRAILVDLEPGTMDSVRSGPFGQIFRPDNFVFGQSGAGNNWAKGHYTEGAELVDSVLDVVRKEAESCDCLQGFQLTHSLGGGTGSGMGTLLISKIREEYPDRIMNTFSVVPSPKVSDTVVEPYNATLSVHQLVENTDETFIGNSTAIQELFKRISEQFTAMFRRKAFLHWYTGEGMDEMEFTEAESNMNDLVSEYQQYQDATAEEGEFEEEGEEEVA, from the exons ATGCGCGAAATTGTGCATTTGCAAGCCGGTCAGTGTGGAAACCAGATCGGAGCCAAG TTCTGGGAGGTGATCAGTGATGAGCATGGCATTGATCCCACGGGTACCTACCATGGAGACAGCGATCTGCAGCTCGATAGGATCAGCGTCTATTACAATGAGGCCACAG GTGGAAAGTATGTGCCCCGAGCCATCCTGGTGGATCTGGAGCCTGGTACGATGGATTCAGTCAGGTCCGGTCCCTTCGGGCAGATCTTCAGACCCGACAACTTTGTCTTTG GTCAGAGTGGAGCTGGAAACAACTGGGCCAAGGGCCACTACACCGAGGGAGCCGAGCTGGTGGACTCCGTCCTGGATGTAGtgagaaaagaggcagagagctgTGATTGCCTCCAGGGCTTCCAGCTCACTCACTCCCTGGGTGGCGGTACTGGCTCTGGCATGGGCACCCTGCTCATCAGCAAGATCCGCGAGGAGTACCCTGACCGCATCATGAACACCTTCAGCGTGGTGCCTTCTCCCAAGGTGTCCGACACTGTGGTGGAGCCCTACAACGccactctctctgtccaccAGCTGGTAGAGAACACAGATGAG ACTTTTATCGGCAACAGCACAGCCATCCAGGAGCTGTTCAAGCGCATCTCCGAGCAATTCACCGCTATGTTCCGCCGTAAGGCCTTCCTCCACTGGTACACCGGTGAGGGCATGGATGAGATGGAGTTCACTGAGGCCGAAAGCAACATGAACGACCTGGTGTCCGAGTACCAGCAATACCAGGATGCCACCGCTGAGGAGGGCGAGtttgaggaagagggagaggaggaagtcGCCTAA
- the crb3a gene encoding protein crumbs homolog 3a, with the protein MLDLMKWTRADVPKSQSALTWPCWSWVEMAACPDVLAVPGVVVGSVLLLVLSSDPVWGNYTILESDTRSNNTAGPNIAAIVAPTVILGVLAIVLAVLGWLLCVVKKKRQTEGTYRPSAEEQSGASSVAAPDALKLPKEERLI; encoded by the exons ATGCTGGACCTAATGAAATGGACTCGAGCTGATGTCCCAAAGTCCCAGTCTGCCCTCACTTGGCCCTGCTGGTCTTGGGTAGAGATGGCAGCGTGTCCGGATGTGCTGGCCGTACCTGGAGTTGTGGTTGGGAGTGTTTTACTGCTGGTGCTGAGCAGTGATCCTGTGTGGG GGAATTATACGATTCTGGAAAGTGACACCCGTTCTAATAACACTGCT GGACCCAACATCGCAGCTATCGTAGCGCCTACGGTCATCCTGGGTGTCCTGGCCATAGTCTTGGCTGTTCTTGGCTGGCTCCTCTGCGTGgtgaaaaagaagagacagactgaagggACGTATAGACCCAGTGCTGAGGAACAGTCCGGTGCAAGCAGCGTGGCGGCACCAGATGCACTAAAGTTACCAAAGGAGGAAAGACTCATTTGA